The Halotia branconii CENA392 region CCCCCCTTAGAATGATTATCATTATTATAATTGGTCATTTTATTCCTTGGAAGTCCCTTAACCCAACCTACTTTTCTTTTTTCTGTATTGCCCTTTAACCGAAAAGTATTGGGAGTGTTAGAGAGTTATTGCGTCAGTCTTACGTTAATTAGTACAAAGCGATGTCTGACGACAAGCCCTTTTACATCTATGCCCTGAAACGAATCACATCTCATCGATATTTCATCCCACAGCCAGAAGCGAAGGACTTTTGTGCTTATTTACTATAAAAGACAAGGAAAATATACCTCACACAGCTCATTTATACCAATTATCTAAAATTCGGCAACTAATTTAAAGCCGGAAACGCAGATTAAATCTTGAATTACGAATTACGTAGCTTGCTTCTCGCCTTTGGCGAGTATTACGAATTACGAATTGGTATTAGATATAACCGTTGGTGTTGAAGAGGAACAAATGAGGTTATAACTCAGCTAAAGTTTGGGAGTTCGTCATGCATGAACTAGTTCAAGCGGTCTTTGGTAGTGATGAAAAAACTGCTCTGCATCAGTTAATTGATGCTTTAAGAGTCTTAGATAAGTTTTACTTCCTCAGAAACGAAATCTTACATGTTTTTGCCGACTATTGTCAGCAATATCAAAAACCTGCCTACTTTTACTACTCTTCGGCAATTGGTAAATTAATTAACTACACCCATGAAATAATTCTGGAAGCAGAAAGTACGTGGTTTGTCGTCCGACCGAGGATTGGTAGTCAACAGGTATGGCGGTTAAGACCTGATTTTACTGGGTTTGATCTCATGACACCACAAGCATTTTTAGATGTGAGCGATCGCCTCGTCAACCGTTACCAACCTCACATTCTCGAAATCGACCTCCATCCTTTTTATCAAGGTTCTCCGACAATCGACGACCCCAGAAATATTGGTCAGGGTTTAGCCTTTCTCAACCATTACTTATGTAATCAATTATTGACTAATCCTGAGTATTGGGTAGAGGCTTTGTTTAAAGCGTTACATCGATTACACTATAATAATATTCCTTTACTAATCAGCGATCGCATTTCTTCAGGTACTCAGCTAGCCAAACGACTTAAGCAAGCACTAAAATTCTTAAGTCAGCGATCGCCTAATGAATCTTACGAAAAGTTTCGCGTTGATCTGCAAGAACTTGGCTTTGAAGCGGGTTGGGGTAATACTGCGGCGCGAGTCAGCGAAACCTTAGAACTTTTCGAGCGACTGATTGATACTCCCCAACCTGCAATTTTGGAAGCGTTTGTATCTCGTATTCCTGCTGTTTTTCGAGTTGTGCTGATTTCTATACACGGCTGGGTTGGCCAACAAGATGTTTTGGGACGAGATGAAACATTAGGTCAAGTTATTTATGTCCTGGAACAAGCTAGAAGCTTAGAAAATAAACTACAAGCAGAAATCAAACTTGCTGGTCTTGATTTGCTAGGTATTAAACCCCATGTAATTATTTTGACTCGGCTGATTCCTAATTGTGAGGGAACAGAATGTAACCTGCGCTTAGAAAAAGTCCAAAATACTGAAAACGCTTGGATATTACGCGTTCCTTTTAGGGAATTTAATCCTGAAATTACTAACAACTGGATTTCTAAATTTGATATTTGGCCATATTTAGAAACATTTGCTGAAGATGCAGAAAAAGAACTACTAGCTGAATTTCAAGGTTGTCCTAGTCTAATTATTGGTAACTATAGCGACGGCAATTTAGTAGCCTCTTTATTATCCCGCAGCCTAAAAGTTACTCAATGCAATATTGCCCACTCTTTAGAAAAACCGAAATATTTATTTAGTAATTTATATTGGCAAGACTTAGAAGATCAATACCATTTTTCAGCCCAATATACTGCTGATATAATCAGCATGAATGCCGCTGATTTTATCATTACTTCATCCTACCAAGAAATTGTCGGCACACCGGATTCAATGGGTCAATACGAGTCTTATAAGTGTTTTACGATGCCTCAGCTATATCATGTAATTGATGGCATTGATTTATTTAGTCCTAAATTCAACATGGTTCCACCGGGAGTAGATGATAAAAACTTCTTTCCCTACACTCAAAAAGAAGATAGAGATCCTAGCCTCAGCGCCCAAGTTATAGATCTACTCTTTCATCGTGAAGATCCTCATATTTTCGGTAAGTTAAATAACCCGAATAAGCGACCAATTTTTGCTATTCTGCCAATTACTTTTATTAAAAATCTTACAGGTTTGGCTGAATGTTTTGGGAGAAGTCAAGCTTTGCAAGAACGCTGTAACCTAATTATTGTAACTAGTAAATTACATCCAGATGCAGCAACAAATCCAGAAGACACCCGCGAAATTCAAAGACTTCACGACATTATCAATCAATATCATCTCGACGGCAATATTCGCTGGTTAGGAATGCGCCTTCCTAGCAATTATATTGGTGAAGCTTACCGAGTAATAGGCGATCGCCAAGGAATTTACGTTCATTTTGCCCGTTTTGAAGCCTTCGGACGCAGCATTTTAGAAGCAATGATTTCTGGTTTACCAACTTTTGCTTCTAAATTTGGTGGTGCTTTAGAAATTATTGCAGATCAAGAAAATGGATTTCATCTCAATCCCACCGATTTAGAAGAAACAGCAAATAAAATTTTGAACTTCTTGGATCAATGTGATACTCATCCCGAACACTGGAATGAAATCTCCGAGGAGATGAGCCAGCGAATACGTAACAGTTATAATTGGCAGTCACATACCAGTCAATTGCTATCGCTAGCTAAGATGTTTAGTTTCTGGAACTTTATTGCTCCAGAAAACAATGAATCTAGAGACCGCTATATGGAAACCTTATTTCATCTCATTTATAAACCTAGAGCAGAAAAGATTTTAGAAAAGCATCTTAAATTCTGATTTTTTCTCTGCTTTTAGCTAGATGAAAAACTACCAAGATTGAATAAAATTTTTCGGAAGTTGAATTTTAGCCAAGACATTCACAATGAATACAAAAAGTCCGGCTCGTCATTTTATTTATACAGACTGGATATTAATTGAAACCCAGTTTGATCCTGAGCAGCTGCACTCTAGAGAAACCCTCTTCACAATCGGTAACGGCTTTTTAGGAACAAGGGGAAGTTTTGAGGAAGGCTATATTCGGGCTTTGCCAGCCACTTTTATCCACGGGGTTTATAATGATGTTCCTGTAGTATATACAGAACTTGCCAACTGCCCCGACTGGCTACCATTAGTGGTAATAATTAATGACGAACGCTTCCGCCTCAACCAAGGCGAAATATTGCAGTATGATCGCCAGCTTGATTTACGTCAAGGCATTGTTAGCCGTTCTTTGCGTTGGCGTAGTCCCAGCGGTAACACCATAGACATCCATTTTGAACGTTTTGCTAGTCTAGCCGATCAGCATGTGTTAGGGCAGCGCTGCCGATTGACACCTTTAAATTTTGATGGAGTGATTGAAGTTCAAGCTAGTATCAATGGCTATCCTGAAAATCAGGGTTTTAATCACTGGGAAGATTTAGACCAAGGCAAAACAGATCAAGGAATCTGGTTCCACAGCCGCACCCGCAAGTCTCGGATTGATATTGGCATGGCAGCTAAGATGACAATATCTGGGGCTGAAGCTTCGTTACAAGTCAGCACTGCACCGGGTTATCCTACCTTGAGTGGTTCTTTTTTCGCTACATCACAGCAGACTGTAACAGTGGAAAAACTGGTTACAGTTTTTACCTCGCGGGAAATAGATGCACCAGTTCTAGCAGCTCAAGAAAAACTCGCACATCTGCCAGATTACACAACATTACTCAATGCCAACGCCCAAGCATGGGAGGAAGTTTGGCAATACAGCGACATCGTGATTGAGGGAGATAGCACAGCGGCTTTTGCTGTCCGCTACAATCTTTTTCAGTTGCTAATTGCTGCCCCAAGGCATGGTGACAAAGTAAGTATTCCGGCTAAAACTCTTTCAGGTTTTGGCTATCGCGGTCATGTCTTTTGGGATACAGAAATTTTTATCCTACCCTTTTTTACTTTTACCCAACCAGATTTAGCCCGCAACTTACTCAGTTACCGTTATTACACCTTAGATGGAGCGCGACGCAAGGCAATTCATTCGGGATATCAAGGAGCGATGTATGCTTGGGAAAGTGCTGTAACCGGAGATGAAGTTACACCACGTTGGTCACTTCCCAATGATTTTTACGGTGAAGATGTGCGGATTTGGTGTCGCGATCGCGAGATTCATATTAGTGCAGATATTACCTACGCTATTTGGTATTATTGGCAAGTCACTGGTGATGATCAGTGGATGCGAGATTGTGGTGCAGAGATTGTTTTAGATACTGCTGTTTTTTGGGGTAGTCGAGTTGAATTTAATTCTCAAGAACAACGTTATGAAATTCGCGGGGTAATTGGGGCGGACGAATATCACGAGTTAGTACATAACAACACTTTTACTAACCGGATGGTGCAGTGGCATTTAGAAAAAGCCCTGTTAGTCTATGATTGGCTGCATCAAAACTTTCCCGAACGAGCTGCTGAATTAGCAGAAAAATTGCCACTCACCTTAGAGATGCGATCGCATTGGCAAGATATTATCAACAAAATCTGGATTCCATACAACTCTGCAACAGGACTAATTGAGCAGTGTGAAGGATTTTTTCAACTAGAAGACATCAACTTAGAAGACTACGAACCTCGCCAACGTTCAATTCAAGCCATTTTAGGTATTGAAGAAACTAACGAACGGCAAGTACTCAAGCAACCAGATGTATTGATGCTTTTATATTTAATGCGGGAATCAGCAGATTATCCCTACAACCAAAAAGCTTTGCAAGCGAATTGGGATTACTATGCACCCCGTACTGATATTACTTATGGTTCCTCTCTTGGCCCGGCAATTCATGCCATCTTAGCCTCAGATTTAGGTCAATCAGAGTTAGCTTATAAACGGTTCATGCAAGCGGTAATGGTAGATCTCGAAGATAGCCGAGGTAACACCGCTGACGGGATTCACGGGGCTAGTGCTGGTGGAATTTGGCAGACTGTAGTTTTTGGATTTGGTGGGATTCAATTTACAGACAGTAAACCCGTAGCTAACCCTCACCTTCCCCCTGGCTGGACACGCCTCAAGTTTAAGTTACATTGGCGCGGCCAATGGCATGAATTTGATCTGCGTTCTCAACAGACTACCCAAGAGGAAAAAAACAGAGAATTTATCTTATTTGCTTCACCTGCTAATTCTCCATCTCTGCATAACCCCGACATTCGCGGAGTGATTTTCGATTTAGAT contains the following coding sequences:
- a CDS encoding sucrose synthase, encoding MHELVQAVFGSDEKTALHQLIDALRVLDKFYFLRNEILHVFADYCQQYQKPAYFYYSSAIGKLINYTHEIILEAESTWFVVRPRIGSQQVWRLRPDFTGFDLMTPQAFLDVSDRLVNRYQPHILEIDLHPFYQGSPTIDDPRNIGQGLAFLNHYLCNQLLTNPEYWVEALFKALHRLHYNNIPLLISDRISSGTQLAKRLKQALKFLSQRSPNESYEKFRVDLQELGFEAGWGNTAARVSETLELFERLIDTPQPAILEAFVSRIPAVFRVVLISIHGWVGQQDVLGRDETLGQVIYVLEQARSLENKLQAEIKLAGLDLLGIKPHVIILTRLIPNCEGTECNLRLEKVQNTENAWILRVPFREFNPEITNNWISKFDIWPYLETFAEDAEKELLAEFQGCPSLIIGNYSDGNLVASLLSRSLKVTQCNIAHSLEKPKYLFSNLYWQDLEDQYHFSAQYTADIISMNAADFIITSSYQEIVGTPDSMGQYESYKCFTMPQLYHVIDGIDLFSPKFNMVPPGVDDKNFFPYTQKEDRDPSLSAQVIDLLFHREDPHIFGKLNNPNKRPIFAILPITFIKNLTGLAECFGRSQALQERCNLIIVTSKLHPDAATNPEDTREIQRLHDIINQYHLDGNIRWLGMRLPSNYIGEAYRVIGDRQGIYVHFARFEAFGRSILEAMISGLPTFASKFGGALEIIADQENGFHLNPTDLEETANKILNFLDQCDTHPEHWNEISEEMSQRIRNSYNWQSHTSQLLSLAKMFSFWNFIAPENNESRDRYMETLFHLIYKPRAEKILEKHLKF
- the pgmB gene encoding beta-phosphoglucomutase, with translation MNTKSPARHFIYTDWILIETQFDPEQLHSRETLFTIGNGFLGTRGSFEEGYIRALPATFIHGVYNDVPVVYTELANCPDWLPLVVIINDERFRLNQGEILQYDRQLDLRQGIVSRSLRWRSPSGNTIDIHFERFASLADQHVLGQRCRLTPLNFDGVIEVQASINGYPENQGFNHWEDLDQGKTDQGIWFHSRTRKSRIDIGMAAKMTISGAEASLQVSTAPGYPTLSGSFFATSQQTVTVEKLVTVFTSREIDAPVLAAQEKLAHLPDYTTLLNANAQAWEEVWQYSDIVIEGDSTAAFAVRYNLFQLLIAAPRHGDKVSIPAKTLSGFGYRGHVFWDTEIFILPFFTFTQPDLARNLLSYRYYTLDGARRKAIHSGYQGAMYAWESAVTGDEVTPRWSLPNDFYGEDVRIWCRDREIHISADITYAIWYYWQVTGDDQWMRDCGAEIVLDTAVFWGSRVEFNSQEQRYEIRGVIGADEYHELVHNNTFTNRMVQWHLEKALLVYDWLHQNFPERAAELAEKLPLTLEMRSHWQDIINKIWIPYNSATGLIEQCEGFFQLEDINLEDYEPRQRSIQAILGIEETNERQVLKQPDVLMLLYLMRESADYPYNQKALQANWDYYAPRTDITYGSSLGPAIHAILASDLGQSELAYKRFMQAVMVDLEDSRGNTADGIHGASAGGIWQTVVFGFGGIQFTDSKPVANPHLPPGWTRLKFKLHWRGQWHEFDLRSQQTTQEEKNREFILFASPANSPSLHNPDIRGVIFDLDGVLTDTAEYHYLAWQQLADEEGIPFNRQANEPLRGISRRASLMMILGNRQYSEAEIEEMMERKNNYYIELIQTISPKDLLPGAIALLDELRQNGIKTAIGSASKNARMVVERLGIADQVDAIADGYSVQQPKPAPDLFLYAANQLKLAPQQCVVFEDAAAGIEAALAAKMWTVGLGPSERVGSAHIVLPSLAGVKWAELQAKLSDVSRQQLT